Proteins encoded together in one Streptomyces umbrinus window:
- a CDS encoding DEAD/DEAH box helicase: MSISSTDHVVVPENENIGDAADETAAPAAPEVPEVTFSDLGLPEGVVRKLAQNGVTSPFPIQAATIPDALAGKDILGRGRTGSGKTLSFGLPMLTQLSGGHTEKKKPRGIILTPTRELAMQVADALQPYGDVLGLKMKVVCGGTSMGNQIYALERGVDVLVATPGRLRDIINRGACSLENVQVAVLDEADQMSDLGFLPEVTELLDQIPGGGQRMLFSATMENEISTLVKRYLTNPVTHEVDSAQGNVTTMSHHILIVKPKDKAPVTAAIASRKGRTIIFVRTQLGADRIAEQLCDSGVKADALHGGMTQGARTRVLEDFKKGYVNALVATDVAARGIHVDGIDLVLNVDPAGDHKDYLHRSGRTARAGRSGTVVSLSLPHQRRQIFRLMEDAGVDASRHIIQGGTSFDPEVADITGARSMTEVQAESAGNAAQQAEREVTDLTKQLERAQRRAVELREESDRLIARAARERGEDPEAALAEAAAVVEAAAAAVAEQAVAEEAAAAAREEQPRQRRDERGNYERRDRRDDRPSGGFNRDRGGDRGGDRGGFRRDDRPSGGFRRDDRRDDRGGDRGGFRRDDRPSGGFNRDRRDERPSGGDRGGFRRDDRPSGGFNRDRRDDRGGDRGGDRGGFRRDDRPSGGFNRDRRDDRPAGGERGDRGGFRRDDRPAGHRGSDRPFNRDRQGDRPSGGGFRSGGHDRPYGRRDDHRGAGSGSGPSFGRRDDKPRWKRNG, from the coding sequence ATGTCCATTTCCAGTACTGATCACGTCGTCGTGCCCGAGAACGAGAACATCGGGGACGCTGCCGACGAGACTGCCGCGCCTGCGGCCCCCGAGGTTCCCGAGGTCACCTTCAGCGACCTGGGTCTGCCCGAGGGCGTCGTGCGCAAGCTCGCGCAGAACGGCGTGACCTCCCCCTTCCCGATCCAGGCCGCGACCATCCCGGACGCCCTGGCCGGCAAGGACATCCTCGGCCGCGGCCGCACCGGCTCCGGCAAGACCCTCTCCTTCGGTCTGCCGATGCTCACGCAGCTCTCCGGCGGCCACACCGAGAAGAAGAAGCCCCGCGGCATCATCCTCACGCCGACGCGTGAGCTCGCGATGCAGGTCGCGGACGCCCTCCAGCCGTACGGCGACGTGCTCGGCCTGAAGATGAAGGTCGTCTGCGGCGGTACGTCGATGGGCAACCAGATCTACGCCCTGGAGCGCGGTGTCGACGTCCTCGTCGCCACCCCGGGCCGGCTGCGCGACATCATCAACCGCGGCGCCTGCTCCCTGGAGAACGTCCAGGTCGCGGTCCTCGACGAGGCCGACCAGATGTCCGACCTGGGCTTCCTGCCCGAGGTCACCGAGCTGCTCGACCAGATCCCCGGCGGCGGCCAGCGCATGCTGTTCTCGGCCACGATGGAGAACGAGATCTCCACGCTGGTCAAGCGCTACCTGACCAACCCGGTCACGCACGAGGTCGACAGCGCCCAGGGCAACGTCACGACGATGTCCCACCACATCCTCATCGTGAAGCCCAAGGACAAGGCGCCGGTCACCGCCGCGATCGCCTCCCGCAAGGGCCGCACGATCATCTTCGTCCGTACGCAGCTGGGCGCCGACCGTATCGCCGAGCAGCTCTGCGACTCCGGTGTGAAGGCCGACGCGCTGCACGGCGGTATGACGCAGGGTGCCCGTACCCGCGTCCTCGAGGACTTCAAGAAGGGCTACGTCAACGCGCTCGTCGCGACCGACGTCGCCGCCCGCGGCATCCACGTCGACGGCATCGACCTGGTCCTGAACGTGGACCCGGCCGGCGACCACAAGGACTACCTGCACCGCTCCGGCCGTACGGCCCGCGCGGGCCGTTCCGGCACGGTCGTCTCGCTCTCCCTGCCGCACCAGCGCCGCCAGATCTTCCGGCTGATGGAGGACGCGGGCGTCGACGCCTCGCGCCACATCATCCAGGGCGGTACGAGCTTCGACCCCGAGGTCGCGGACATCACCGGTGCCCGGTCGATGACCGAGGTCCAGGCCGAGTCCGCGGGCAACGCCGCGCAGCAGGCCGAGCGCGAGGTCACCGACCTCACCAAGCAGCTGGAGCGCGCGCAGCGTCGTGCCGTCGAGCTGCGCGAGGAGTCGGACCGGCTGATCGCCCGTGCCGCGCGTGAGCGTGGCGAGGACCCGGAGGCCGCGCTCGCCGAGGCCGCTGCCGTGGTCGAGGCCGCCGCCGCGGCCGTCGCCGAGCAGGCGGTGGCCGAGGAAGCCGCCGCTGCCGCTCGCGAGGAGCAGCCGCGTCAGCGTCGTGACGAGCGCGGCAACTACGAGCGCCGTGACCGTCGTGACGACCGCCCGTCGGGCGGTTTCAACCGTGACCGCGGTGGCGACCGTGGCGGCGACCGCGGTGGTTTCCGTCGCGACGACCGTCCGTCGGGTGGTTTCCGTCGCGATGACCGTCGTGACGACCGCGGTGGTGACCGTGGTGGGTTCCGTCGGGACGACCGTCCCTCGGGCGGTTTCAACCGTGACCGTCGTGACGAGCGTCCCTCCGGTGGCGACCGTGGCGGCTTCCGCCGTGACGACCGCCCGTCGGGTGGCTTCAACCGTGACCGTCGTGACGACCGCGGTGGTGACCGTGGCGGCGACCGTGGTGGTTTCCGTCGGGACGACCGTCCCTCGGGTGGCTTCAACCGTGACCGTCGTGACGACCGTCCCGCCGGTGGCGAGCGCGGCGACCGTGGTGGCTTCCGCCGCGACGACCGTCCCGCCGGTCACAGGGGCAGCGACCGCCCGTTCAACCGCGACCGGCAGGGCGACCGCCCTTCGGGCGGCGGCTTCCGCTCCGGCGGCCACGACCGCCCCTACGGCCGTCGTGACGACCACCGCGGCGCCGGTTCCGGCTCGGGCCCGTCCTTCGGACGCCGTGACGACAAGCCGCGCTGGAAGCGCAACGGCTGA
- a CDS encoding amino acid permease yields MTDDAKASGLSDEERLAQLGYTQVLARRMSAFSNYAVSFTIISVLSGCLTLYLFGMNTGGPAVITWGWVAVGLMTLFVGLAMAEICSAYPTSAGLYFWAHRLAPPRTAAAWAWFTGWFNVLGQVAVTAGIDFGAASFLGAYLNLQFDFEVTPGRTILLFAAILVLHGLLNTFGVRIVGLLNSVSVWWHVVGVAVIVGALTFAPDHHQSASFVFTEFVNNTGWGSSFYVVLLGLLMAQYTFTGYDASAHMTEETHDASTAGPKGIVQSIWTSWIAGFVLLLGFTFAIQSYDGALGSPTGVPPAQILLDALGATAGKLLLLVVIGAQLFCGMASVTANSRMIYAFSRDGALPYSHLWHTVNPRTRTPVAAVWLAALGALVLGLPYLINVTAYAAVTSIAVIGLYIAYVIPTLLRLRKGEAFDRGPWHLGRWSRPIGVVAVAWVGVITILFMLPQVSPVTWETFNYAPLAVLAVLGFAAAWWFASARHWFLNPDHERTHAREAARAGAPDPVDP; encoded by the coding sequence ATGACAGATGACGCCAAGGCAAGTGGGCTGTCGGACGAGGAACGTCTCGCGCAGCTCGGCTACACGCAGGTCCTCGCCCGCCGCATGTCGGCGTTCTCCAACTACGCGGTCTCCTTCACGATCATCTCGGTGCTCTCCGGGTGCCTGACGCTCTACCTGTTCGGCATGAACACCGGCGGGCCCGCCGTGATCACCTGGGGCTGGGTCGCGGTCGGCCTGATGACCCTGTTCGTCGGACTGGCGATGGCCGAGATCTGTTCGGCGTACCCGACCTCCGCCGGCCTCTACTTCTGGGCCCACCGCCTCGCCCCGCCGCGTACGGCGGCGGCCTGGGCGTGGTTCACGGGCTGGTTCAACGTCCTCGGCCAGGTCGCGGTGACGGCGGGCATCGACTTCGGCGCGGCCTCGTTCCTGGGCGCGTATCTGAACCTGCAGTTCGACTTCGAGGTCACACCGGGCCGTACGATCCTGCTCTTCGCCGCAATCCTGGTCCTGCACGGCCTGTTGAACACCTTCGGCGTACGCATAGTCGGCCTGCTCAACAGCGTCAGCGTGTGGTGGCACGTGGTGGGCGTGGCGGTCATCGTGGGCGCGCTGACGTTCGCGCCGGACCACCATCAGTCGGCGTCCTTCGTGTTCACGGAGTTCGTGAACAACACGGGCTGGGGCAGCAGTTTCTACGTCGTGCTGCTAGGCCTCCTGATGGCGCAGTACACCTTCACCGGCTACGACGCCTCCGCGCACATGACGGAGGAGACGCACGACGCGTCGACGGCGGGCCCGAAGGGCATAGTCCAATCGATCTGGACATCATGGATAGCGGGCTTCGTCCTGCTCCTGGGCTTCACCTTCGCGATCCAGTCGTACGACGGTGCCCTCGGCTCGCCGACCGGGGTGCCGCCCGCCCAGATCCTCCTGGACGCGCTCGGCGCGACGGCGGGCAAGCTGCTCCTGCTGGTGGTGATCGGCGCCCAGTTGTTCTGCGGCATGGCGTCCGTGACCGCCAACTCCCGCATGATCTACGCCTTCTCGCGCGACGGGGCCCTGCCGTACTCGCACCTCTGGCACACGGTGAACCCGCGCACACGCACGCCCGTCGCGGCGGTGTGGCTCGCGGCGCTGGGCGCGCTGGTGCTCGGCCTGCCCTACCTGATCAACGTGACCGCGTACGCGGCCGTGACGTCCATCGCCGTGATCGGCCTCTACATCGCGTACGTCATCCCGACCCTGCTCCGCCTGCGCAAGGGCGAGGCCTTCGACCGCGGCCCGTGGCACCTTGGCCGTTGGTCGCGCCCGATAGGCGTGGTGGCGGTCGCGTGGGTGGGCGTGATCACGATCCTCTTCATGCTGCCGCAGGTCTCCCCGGTCACCTGGGAGACCTTCAACTACGCCCCCCTCGCGGTCCTGGCCGTCCTCGGCTTCGCCGCGGCCTGGTGGTTCGCCTCGGCCCGCCACTGGTTCCTCAACCCGGACCACGAACGCACCCATGCTCGGGAGGCGGCTCGGGCGGGGGCGCCGGATCCGGTTGATCCGTAG
- a CDS encoding MFS transporter codes for MAVRGAPAVGTDVTARDAGRRDFRRMWAGQSISLVGDQVSLFALPSLAILVLDATGPQVGVLHAMATIAFPALGLFVGAFMDRVRCRPFMIGADLLRLVLFLSVAVLALTDALGLWHLYAAAALASVCTVVFDVGYQTHLPRLVSRDFLPLGNARLEMSSSVARAGGPAIVGAVTQLLGPALAVAANALSFLASAAGLLTIRTPESAVPDPTGAPWRKQILDGARYMWRTPVLRWLSAAAALRNFSMAMVDTILLLFLYRAMDLSPALAGAVLTAGALAAVLGAVVSRRLVHRMGAGPVLLATATEGIVWAGAPLALATGSSAVVIAIAFVSALWLPVWNITVITLRQLITPPHLLGRVHATARTINLCTIPVGAVAGGLLAGWASDVWGEGTGLAAALAIAGLVTVGGLPFLLRKEIRHMRRLPSAEEPP; via the coding sequence TTGGCGGTCCGGGGGGCACCGGCCGTCGGTACGGACGTCACCGCACGGGACGCCGGCCGCCGGGACTTCCGCCGGATGTGGGCGGGCCAGAGCATCAGCCTGGTCGGCGACCAGGTGTCCCTGTTCGCCCTGCCCAGCCTGGCCATTCTGGTGCTGGACGCCACCGGGCCCCAGGTCGGCGTGCTGCACGCGATGGCGACGATCGCCTTTCCCGCGCTCGGACTGTTCGTCGGCGCCTTCATGGATCGCGTCCGGTGCCGCCCCTTCATGATCGGCGCGGATCTGCTGCGGCTGGTCCTCTTCCTGTCCGTCGCGGTGCTGGCGCTGACGGACGCGCTCGGGCTGTGGCACCTCTACGCCGCGGCGGCGCTGGCGAGCGTGTGCACCGTCGTCTTCGACGTCGGCTACCAGACGCATCTGCCCCGCCTGGTCAGCCGCGACTTCCTGCCGCTCGGCAACGCGCGCCTCGAAATGTCCAGCAGTGTGGCCCGCGCGGGCGGCCCCGCCATCGTCGGCGCGGTCACCCAGCTGCTCGGTCCCGCACTCGCCGTCGCGGCCAACGCGCTCAGCTTCCTCGCCTCCGCGGCCGGCCTGCTCACCATCCGCACCCCCGAGTCCGCCGTACCGGACCCGACCGGCGCCCCCTGGCGGAAACAGATCCTGGACGGCGCGCGGTACATGTGGCGCACCCCCGTCCTGCGATGGCTCTCGGCCGCCGCCGCGCTGCGCAACTTCAGCATGGCCATGGTCGACACCATCCTGCTGCTGTTCCTCTACCGCGCCATGGACCTGTCCCCCGCACTGGCCGGCGCGGTCCTGACCGCCGGCGCCCTGGCCGCCGTACTCGGCGCCGTCGTCAGCCGTCGCCTCGTCCACCGGATGGGAGCCGGCCCCGTCCTGCTCGCCACCGCGACCGAGGGGATCGTCTGGGCCGGTGCCCCGCTGGCCCTGGCGACCGGATCGAGCGCGGTGGTCATCGCCATCGCCTTCGTCTCCGCGCTGTGGCTGCCGGTCTGGAACATCACCGTCATCACCCTGCGCCAGCTGATCACCCCGCCCCACCTCCTGGGCCGGGTGCACGCCACCGCCCGCACGATCAACCTGTGCACCATCCCCGTGGGAGCGGTGGCCGGCGGCCTCCTCGCCGGCTGGGCCTCCGACGTGTGGGGCGAGGGCACCGGGCTCGCCGCCGCCCTGGCCATCGCGGGCCTGGTCACCGTCGGCGGACTGCCGTTCCTGCTGCGGAAGGAGATCCGTCACATGCGCAGGCTGCCCTCCGCCGAAGAGCCACCGTGA
- the hrpA gene encoding ATP-dependent RNA helicase HrpA produces MSTTPAPAFGAIAPRLTELSLRDAQRLGRRLEGARKIRKPEARAAVLAEIEAEVAKGEARMAERRSRVPAITYPEQLPVSQKKDDIAAAIRDHQVVIVAGETGSGKTTQIPKICMELGRGVRGMIGHTQPRRIAARTVAERVADELDVTLGEAVGWKVRFTDQVNPDGTFVKLMTDGILLAEIQTDRELRAYDTIIIDEAHERSLNIDFLLGYLAQLLPRRPDLKVVITSATIDPERFSRHFGDAPIVEVSGRTYPVEVRYRPLLEEDGDDSDRDQITAICDAVEELQGEGKGDILVFLSGEREIRDTADAITKKNYRFTEVLPLYARLSHAEQHRVFQQHTGRRIVLATNVAETSLTVPGIKYVIDPGTARISRYSHRTKVQRLPIEPVSQASANQRKGRCGRTSDGICIRLYSEDDFLARPEFTDAEILRTNLASVILQMTAAGLGDIEKFPFIDPPDHRNIRDGVQLLQELGALDPAQKDARKRLTDRGRKLAQLPVDPRLARMVLEADKNGCVREVMVIAAALSIQDPRERPADKQTQADQQHARFKDETSDFLAYLNLWRYVREQQKERGSSSFRRMCKQEYLNFLRIREWQDIYTQLRTVAKQMGLHLEEPPAGTDAPDQQVHLSLLAGLLSHIGMKDVKEGAKNEYLGARSAKFAIFPGSALFKKPPRFVMSAELVETSRLWARVNAKIEPEWVEPLAEHLLKRTYSEPHWEKDQAAVMAYEKVTLYGVPIIAQRKVNYGRIDQEASRELFIRNALVEGDWRTHHKFFADNRKLLTEVEELEHRARRRDILVDDETLFDFYDQRVPEHVVSGAHFDSWWKHKRHEEPELLDFERSMLINERAGDVSKDDYPDTWRQGPLKFRVTYQFEPGADADGVTVHVPLQVLNQVTDEGFDWQIPGLREEVVTELIRSLPKPIRRNYVPAPNFAQRFLDRAVPLQEPLTTTMARELKRMVGVPLTADDFDWSRVPDHLKITFRIVDERRRKLAEDKDLEALKLRLKPKARQAISQAAAATAEREGGGAIERTGLTDWTIGSLTRLFETRRAGQPVKAFPALVDDGDTVSVRLFDTEAEQQQAMWKGTRRLILRNIPVNPAKFASDKLTNAHKLALSANPHGSVQALFDDCATAAADKLIADFGGPAWDEESYRKLYEKVRAEIVDTTVRTVDQVQQVLAAWQACERRLKGVRSAVLLANLTDVRKQLDALVKPGFVTETGLRRLPDLMRYLVAADRRLQQMPTNVQRDTSRMEKVHEMQDEYAWLLEQMPQGRPVPSSVLDIRWMIEELRVSYFAHALGTAYPVSDKRIVKAIDAAVP; encoded by the coding sequence ATGTCAACGACTCCTGCCCCCGCCTTCGGCGCCATCGCCCCCCGCCTGACCGAGCTGTCCCTGCGCGACGCGCAGCGGCTCGGGCGCAGGCTCGAAGGCGCGCGCAAGATCCGCAAGCCCGAGGCCCGGGCCGCCGTCCTCGCCGAGATCGAGGCGGAGGTCGCCAAGGGCGAGGCCCGGATGGCCGAGCGCCGCTCCCGCGTGCCCGCGATCACCTATCCCGAGCAGCTCCCGGTCAGCCAGAAGAAGGACGACATCGCGGCCGCCATCCGCGATCACCAGGTCGTCATCGTGGCCGGCGAGACCGGTTCCGGTAAGACCACCCAGATCCCCAAGATCTGCATGGAGCTCGGCCGCGGCGTCCGCGGCATGATCGGGCACACGCAGCCCCGCCGGATCGCCGCCCGCACCGTCGCCGAGCGCGTGGCGGACGAGCTCGACGTGACGCTCGGCGAGGCCGTCGGCTGGAAGGTCCGCTTCACCGACCAGGTGAACCCGGACGGCACCTTCGTCAAGCTCATGACGGACGGCATCCTGCTCGCCGAGATCCAGACGGACCGCGAGCTGCGCGCCTACGACACGATCATCATCGACGAGGCCCACGAGCGGTCCCTCAACATCGACTTCCTGCTCGGCTACCTCGCCCAGCTGCTGCCCAGACGGCCGGACCTCAAGGTCGTCATCACCTCCGCGACCATCGACCCCGAGCGCTTCTCCCGGCACTTCGGGGACGCCCCGATCGTCGAGGTCAGCGGCCGTACGTATCCGGTCGAGGTCCGTTACCGCCCGCTCCTCGAAGAGGACGGCGACGACTCCGACCGCGACCAGATCACCGCGATCTGCGACGCCGTCGAGGAGCTCCAGGGCGAGGGCAAGGGCGACATCCTCGTCTTCCTCTCGGGAGAGCGGGAGATCCGCGACACCGCGGACGCGATCACGAAGAAGAACTACCGCTTCACCGAGGTGCTGCCCCTGTACGCACGCCTCTCGCACGCCGAGCAGCACCGCGTCTTCCAGCAACACACCGGCCGCAGGATCGTTCTGGCGACCAACGTCGCCGAGACCTCCCTCACCGTCCCGGGCATCAAGTACGTGATCGACCCGGGCACCGCCCGTATCTCCAGATACAGCCACCGCACGAAGGTCCAGCGCCTCCCCATCGAGCCGGTCTCACAGGCCAGCGCCAACCAGCGCAAGGGCCGCTGCGGCCGGACCAGCGACGGCATCTGCATCCGCCTCTACTCCGAGGACGACTTCCTCGCCCGGCCGGAGTTCACCGACGCCGAGATCCTCCGTACGAACCTGGCGTCCGTCATCCTCCAGATGACCGCGGCCGGGCTCGGGGACATCGAGAAGTTCCCGTTCATCGACCCGCCGGACCACCGCAACATCCGCGACGGCGTCCAACTCCTCCAGGAACTGGGCGCGTTGGACCCCGCCCAGAAGGACGCCCGCAAGCGGCTCACGGACCGGGGCCGCAAGCTCGCCCAGCTGCCCGTGGACCCGCGGCTGGCCCGGATGGTCCTGGAGGCCGACAAGAACGGCTGTGTGCGCGAGGTCATGGTGATCGCCGCCGCGCTATCCATCCAGGACCCGCGCGAGCGCCCGGCCGACAAGCAGACACAGGCCGACCAGCAGCACGCCCGTTTCAAGGACGAGACGTCCGACTTCCTGGCGTACCTGAACCTCTGGCGGTATGTGCGCGAGCAGCAGAAGGAGCGCGGCTCGTCGTCCTTCCGCCGGATGTGCAAGCAGGAGTACCTGAACTTCCTACGGATCCGCGAGTGGCAGGACATCTACACCCAGTTGCGGACCGTCGCCAAGCAGATGGGCCTCCATCTGGAGGAGCCTCCGGCGGGTACTGACGCCCCGGACCAGCAGGTCCATCTCTCCCTCCTCGCCGGCCTTCTGTCCCACATCGGCATGAAGGACGTGAAGGAGGGGGCGAAGAACGAGTATCTGGGCGCGCGGAGTGCCAAGTTCGCGATCTTCCCCGGCTCGGCGCTCTTCAAGAAGCCCCCGCGTTTCGTGATGTCCGCCGAACTCGTCGAGACGTCCCGCCTCTGGGCCCGGGTCAACGCGAAGATCGAGCCCGAGTGGGTCGAGCCGCTCGCGGAACACCTGCTGAAGCGCACGTACAGCGAACCGCACTGGGAGAAGGACCAGGCCGCGGTGATGGCGTACGAGAAGGTCACGCTGTACGGCGTGCCGATCATCGCCCAGCGGAAGGTCAACTACGGGCGGATCGACCAGGAGGCCAGCCGCGAGCTTTTCATTCGCAACGCACTGGTCGAGGGCGACTGGCGTACGCACCACAAGTTCTTCGCGGACAACCGCAAACTGCTCACCGAGGTCGAGGAGTTGGAGCACCGCGCCCGGCGCCGCGACATCCTCGTGGACGACGAGACGCTGTTCGACTTCTACGACCAGCGGGTGCCCGAGCACGTCGTGTCGGGGGCGCACTTCGACTCCTGGTGGAAGCACAAGCGCCACGAGGAGCCCGAACTGCTCGACTTCGAGCGGTCGATGCTCATCAACGAACGGGCCGGAGATGTCAGCAAGGACGACTATCCGGACACGTGGCGTCAAGGCCCGCTCAAGTTCCGGGTGACCTATCAATTCGAGCCAGGTGCGGACGCGGACGGAGTGACCGTCCATGTCCCGCTCCAGGTGCTGAACCAGGTCACGGACGAGGGCTTCGACTGGCAGATCCCGGGTCTGCGCGAGGAGGTCGTGACGGAGCTGATCCGCTCCCTCCCGAAGCCGATCCGCCGGAACTACGTCCCCGCCCCGAACTTCGCCCAGCGGTTCCTGGACCGGGCGGTGCCCCTGCAGGAGCCGCTGACGACGACGATGGCGCGCGAGCTGAAGCGCATGGTCGGCGTGCCCCTCACGGCCGACGACTTCGACTGGTCCCGGGTCCCCGACCATCTGAAGATCACCTTCCGGATCGTCGACGAACGGCGGCGCAAGCTGGCCGAGGACAAGGACCTGGAGGCCCTGAAGCTGCGCCTGAAGCCGAAGGCGCGCCAGGCGATCTCGCAGGCCGCGGCGGCGACGGCCGAGCGGGAGGGCGGCGGAGCGATCGAACGGACGGGCCTCACGGACTGGACCATCGGCTCCCTCACCCGTCTCTTCGAGACGCGCCGGGCCGGCCAGCCGGTCAAGGCGTTCCCCGCCCTGGTCGACGACGGCGACACCGTCTCCGTACGCCTCTTCGACACCGAGGCCGAGCAGCAGCAGGCCATGTGGAAGGGCACGCGGCGGCTCATCCTGCGCAACATCCCGGTGAACCCTGCCAAGTTCGCCTCGGACAAGCTCACGAACGCGCACAAGCTGGCCCTGTCCGCGAACCCGCACGGCTCCGTCCAGGCCCTCTTCGACGACTGCGCGACGGCCGCCGCCGACAAGCTGATCGCCGACTTCGGCGGCCCGGCCTGGGACGAGGAGTCGTACCGCAAGCTGTACGAGAAGGTGCGCGCGGAGATCGTCGACACGACGGTCCGTACGGTCGACCAGGTGCAGCAGGTCCTGGCCGCCTGGCAGGCCTGTGAGCGCCGTCTGAAGGGCGTACGCAGTGCCGTCCTGCTCGCGAACCTCACGGACGTACGGAAGCAGCTGGACGCTCTCGTGAAGCCCGGCTTCGTGACGGAGACGGGTCTGCGGCGGCTGCCGGACCTGATGCGCTATCTGGTGGCCGCGGACCGCCGGCTCCAGCAGATGCCGACGAACGTCCAGCGGGACACCAGCCGCATGGAGAAGGTCCACGAGATGCAGGACGAGTACGCCTGGCTCCTGGAACAGATGCCTCAGGGGCGCCCCGTGCCCTCGTCGGTCCTGGACATCCGCTGGATGATCGAGGAGCTCCGGGTCAGCTACTTCGCCCACGCGCTGGGCACGGCGTACCCCGTCTCCGACAAGCGCATCGTGAAGGCGATCGACGCCGCCGTCCCGTAA
- a CDS encoding metallopeptidase family protein produces MLEMTREEFEEQVAEALDRIPPELTRLMDNVAVFVEDEPPADDPELLGLYEGTPLTDRGEWYAGVLPDRITIYRGPTLRMCATREEVVAETEVTVVHEIAHHFGIDDARLHALGYG; encoded by the coding sequence GTGCTGGAGATGACGCGCGAGGAGTTCGAGGAGCAGGTCGCCGAGGCGCTGGACCGGATTCCGCCGGAGCTGACGCGGCTGATGGACAACGTGGCGGTGTTCGTCGAGGACGAACCGCCCGCCGACGACCCCGAGCTGCTCGGGCTCTACGAGGGGACTCCGCTGACCGATCGCGGCGAATGGTACGCGGGAGTGCTGCCCGACCGGATCACGATCTACCGGGGGCCCACGCTGCGGATGTGCGCGACGCGGGAGGAGGTGGTGGCCGAGACCGAGGTGACCGTGGTCCACGAGATCGCCCACCACTTCGGCATCGACGACGCGCGGCTGCACGCGCTCGGGTACGGGTGA
- a CDS encoding metallophosphoesterase family protein: MARVPAAATALHRVRRAPRALVRRFRARRRTHPVAPVVELVPQPHPWVRALGLVTVVLFGAWLGLLIVGNVRAPVGPMDTTMTLRPSLTGGTKINVSPLGALELRSHTAPLRLDVDVDQLDPVRSQALVDHPERLSGLQDEVAQDVGDGTLDLAVRSVVAVVSGATALGLAVYRRPRRALAAGGLALTLLAASGATAFATWNPNSVLEPKFSGLLSSAPSVVGNARSIVSEFDVYQKELARLVTNVTKLYDVTSTLPAYAPDPSTIRVLHVSDIHLNPASWKIIASLVEQYKIDVIVDSGDTMDHGTAAENGFLDPASDLGAPYVWVRGNHDGRVTQNYLERMKNVHVLDDGRAVSVAGLRFAGVGDPQFTPDRTAKLGGDQSEVLAGARLASSLRDQEAAGTPVDIAVAHNPTAARQTDGDVPLVLAGHLHHQEMEILKYGTRLRIEGSTGGGGLRALEGEDPAPIETSILYLDRDTRRLQAWDEIKLGGLGLTTAEVSRHLPKENQPGAVTTPATPTPSAPTP, translated from the coding sequence ATGGCCCGCGTCCCCGCTGCCGCCACCGCTCTGCACCGTGTACGAAGGGCTCCCCGCGCCCTCGTACGCCGCTTCCGCGCACGCCGCCGCACACACCCCGTCGCCCCCGTCGTCGAACTCGTCCCCCAACCGCACCCCTGGGTCCGAGCCCTGGGCCTCGTCACCGTGGTCCTGTTCGGCGCGTGGCTGGGCCTGCTGATCGTCGGGAACGTCCGGGCGCCGGTGGGCCCCATGGACACCACGATGACGCTGCGCCCCTCCCTCACGGGCGGCACGAAGATCAACGTCTCGCCGCTCGGCGCCCTGGAACTGCGCAGCCACACGGCACCGCTCCGCCTCGACGTGGACGTCGACCAGCTCGACCCCGTCCGCTCCCAGGCCCTCGTCGACCACCCCGAACGCCTCTCCGGCCTCCAGGACGAGGTGGCCCAGGACGTCGGCGACGGCACCCTCGACCTGGCCGTACGGTCCGTCGTCGCCGTCGTCTCCGGCGCGACCGCCCTCGGCCTCGCGGTCTACCGCCGCCCACGCCGGGCCCTGGCGGCCGGCGGCCTGGCCCTGACCCTGCTGGCGGCCTCGGGAGCGACGGCCTTCGCGACCTGGAACCCCAACTCGGTCCTGGAACCGAAGTTCTCCGGCCTGCTCTCCTCCGCCCCCTCGGTGGTCGGCAACGCCCGCAGCATCGTCAGCGAATTCGACGTCTACCAGAAGGAGTTGGCCCGCCTGGTGACGAACGTGACGAAGCTGTACGACGTCACGTCCACGCTCCCCGCCTACGCGCCCGACCCCTCCACCATCCGCGTCCTGCACGTCTCCGACATCCATCTCAACCCGGCGAGCTGGAAGATCATCGCCTCGCTGGTGGAGCAGTACAAGATCGACGTGATCGTCGACTCCGGCGACACCATGGACCACGGCACGGCGGCGGAGAACGGCTTCCTGGACCCGGCGTCCGACCTCGGCGCTCCGTACGTCTGGGTGCGCGGCAACCACGACGGCCGGGTCACCCAGAACTATCTGGAGCGCATGAAGAACGTGCACGTGCTCGACGACGGCCGGGCCGTCTCGGTGGCGGGCCTGCGCTTCGCGGGCGTCGGCGACCCGCAGTTCACCCCCGACCGCACGGCCAAGCTGGGCGGCGACCAGTCCGAGGTGCTCGCGGGCGCCCGCCTCGCCTCCTCCCTCCGCGACCAGGAGGCGGCCGGCACCCCGGTCGACATCGCCGTCGCGCACAACCCGACGGCCGCACGCCAGACGGACGGCGACGTGCCCCTGGTCCTGGCCGGCCACCTCCACCACCAGGAGATGGAGATCCTGAAGTACGGCACCCGGCTGCGTATCGAGGGCTCCACGGGCGGCGGCGGTCTGCGCGCGCTGGAGGGCGAGGACCCCGCACCGATCGAGACGTCGATCCTCTACCTCGACCGCGACACCCGCCGCCTCCAGGCCTGGGACGAGATCAAACTCGGCGGCCTGGGCCTCACCACGGCCGAGGTCAGCCGTCACCTCCCCAAGGAGAACCAGCCGGGCGCCGTCACCACCCCGGCCACCCCGACCCCTTCCGCACCCACCCCGTAA